The sequence below is a genomic window from Rissa tridactyla isolate bRisTri1 chromosome 20, bRisTri1.patW.cur.20221130, whole genome shotgun sequence.
TCtcaccctgcctttctcctagAAAAACACTACAGGACTTCCTCCACAGGACTACACTCCTCTCTATGTCCCTCCAGggcctcctcacactcttccttgGTCTCTCCTCATACAGCCCTGGGGACACTTTTCAAAGCCATCCCCCCTCCATACACACCTAGGCCCCCCCAAAGCACCTCATGAACCCCCAGGGCCTCTGCCCAAAGCCACTCAGGGCTTCCCCCTGAAACTTCCCTTAAGAGCCCTTTCCTACCTCACCACAAGACCTTCCTGAGCTCCCAGGCACCGCTGGGGCCTCCAACCCCCAAAAGCCTCCCTCGAGGCCCAGGACTTCCCTCAGGACCCCACCCCCACGCTCCCAAACACCACCTGCACCTCCCTGCAAGGCCTCCCTCAGCATCCCCCACCCCAGGAACACCCCCAGGGCCTCCCCAAAAGCCTTCCTCTCCCTCAAGGCCTTCAGAGGCCCGGCCTCAAGGCCTCCCCAAACGCTCCCATCTCTCACAGACCAAGCTCAAGTACTGGCCCCCCAGCCAAATCCTCTCACAACCCTCCCAAAGCCCCCCACATACCCCCTCCCCACAGGCCTTCCCCCCCCCAAGCCTCTCACGCAGTCCCTCCCCAAAAGCctcccccccaaagcccctcacAGCTATCCCACTCCCTCGGGGTTTCCCCAAACGCTCCTCCCAACCCAATACCTCTCATAGACCAGGCCCAAGTGCCCCCGCCCCAACAAAATCCTCTCACAACCCTCCCAAAGCCCCCCACAGACCCCCTCCACAGAGGCCTTCCCCTTCACAGAGGCCTTCCTCCCCCCCAgagccccttctccccccacaaAGCCTCTCACAGTTATCCCGCTCCCTCAGGGCCTCCCCCGAGGCAGCCCGGGCACTCACAAGAGGAAACTCAtggcgagcggggccgggccgaggcCCCGGACCGAGCTGAggcgaaggcggcggcggcgccggcggctTCTCGCGCGCGGCCAGAGCTCCTGGcgggcagcgcccgccccgccccgccccgccggcaaCTCTCGCGAGAGCtgcggcgggagggcggggcTTCCGGCAGAGGGAGGCGGGGCCTCGCGCGGCGCCATCGCCATAGCGACAGCCCCCGGGCCCGAGGTCAGCGTGGGGCTGGGCCGGCCTCGGGCCCCCCGTGGGCCTGgacctccccacagccccctccccctgGGCCTGGGGACGCCCAGAGCCCCCTCCACATGGGTGTGGGGAACCCCCGTGGGCCTGgacctccccacagccccctccccattggcctggggaccccccagagccccctccaCATGGGCCTAGGGACCCTCTATGGGCCTGGACACATCCCATGGGCCTGGGGACCCCCTGAGCCCCCTCCTAATGGACTTGGGAACCCCCCATGGGCCTGGATGTCTCCACAGCCCCTTTCCCATGGGCCTGGGGACCTTCAAAACCCCCTCCCCATGGGTCTAGGAACCCTCCCATAGGCCTGAGGACCCCCAGAGCCCTCTCCACGTGGGCCTAGGTATCCTCCACGGGCCTGGGGACCTTTCAAAATCCCCTCCCCATGGGCCTGGGGACACACAGAGCCCCCTCCACGTGGGCCTAGGTATCCTCCATGGGCCTGGGCACCCCCCATGGGCCTAGGGACCCTCTATGGGCCTGGACACACCCCATGGGCCTAGGAACCAGCCCCTCCATGGGCCTGGGCATTCCCAGAGTCCCCTGCCGTAtgagcctgggcagccccagagCCCTCACCTTGTGAGCCTGGGCAGCCCCCCATGGGTCTGGACACCTCCTgagcctccttccccagcagtcTGGGCACTCCCACGGGCCTGGGCACCCCAAAGACCCTCCTCGTGTGCCTGGGCATCCCCAGAGACACCTCCCCATGAGCCTGGGCATCCCCGCTATGGGCCTGGGCACCTCCTGAGCCCCCTCCCCATAGGTCTGGGCACCCCCCAtgggcctgggcacccccagagACCCATCCTTACGGGCCTGGGCACCTCCTGAGCCCCTTGCTCATTGGTCTGGGCATCCCCAAAAAACCTTTTCATGGGGCTGGGCACCCCCCCACACCATGGACCTTCCTCTTCCTGGGTCACCCCCACCTCACAGGCGCTTCCCCACACGCCTGCTAACCACCATTTTATTTCAGTGCCTTCTTTTCAGCGTCAACACCAGGCCGGGCCCGTATGCCCCATCTAGCCCCCCAGACCAACTTCATGGGCTGAAATCCTCCCAAAACATCCTAAAATTTCTCAAGTCCTTTTCCCAGGGctgatttctgcagcttttcacccccttttttttttttgcagccacaCAACCCTTACAGTCCTCATCTTAGCAAGGAGCTGCTGTTATTGACcccaaaaaattacttttaaaaccagGGAGTGACCGTGGCCACCCTaaacaacttaaaaaataaaataaaccccatgAGGTTATCTTCGCTCCTGACCGGGCCACCTCCCGCAGCTCTCACAAGCAGCACGGTGTGGAGCCAGCTCCACTGAAGGACATCACGGGGATGGCGGCTGGTGATGCTTAGTATTTATTTGACACTCGGGGAGGCATAAAAGCCTCCCCAGGCTTTACCCAGCACCTCAGTAACCTTGAGATAAACCTCCAACGCCGCCTTCGGCAGCTCAGGGGGCGCATAAGGTAAAGCCAAGGAAAATAAACACGCAGGCGTGGCTAAACTCGCTCAGGACGGGTTCCGCAGGATTTACAGACTTTCATTTTACCTCTTTGCCGTGCAGGTTTCTTGCTTCCTTCCACCCAACACCCGGGAGCATCATCCGCACCCATCCCGACCCGAGCCAGTGCCATGGGCTGGCAGACGCCATGCGGGacctgttaaaaaataaattaacgaTATTTCGTTTTGCACAAAAGCATTGAATTTTTCCACCTGCGAAGAGCGCGGCCAGAAATAGCGGAGAAATGCAAAGGGTGAGTAACGGCTGCCTCTCGCCATCGATGGATGCTGACGGGTGGCCGCCCTAACCCCAACCCAGCGTTTAGCCGTAAATCCAGTCCCAATCCCAGCCCCAATCCCAGCTCTAACCCCAGTCCCCGCCCCAGTCCCAGCCCTAATCCCAGCTCCAACTCAAATCCCAGCCCCAATCCCAATCCCACCCCTAATTCCAGCTCTAACTCCGTTCCCAGGCCCAATCCCAGCTCCAACCCCAACCCCAGCTCCAACCCCAATCCCAGTGCCAATCCCAGCGCCAATCCCAGCTCTAACCCCAATCCCAGTGCCAATCCCAGCTCCAACCCAAATCCCAGCCCCAACTCCAATTCCAGCCCCAATCCCGCCTCTacccccagtcccagccccaaTCCTGTATCTAACCCTAATCCCAGCTCCAACCCCAGTCCGACTTCAATCCCAGACCTAATCTCAGCCCTAATTCCAGCTCTAACCCCAATCCGGGCTCCAACCCCAATCCCAGCTCTAACCCCAGCCCCAGTGCCAATCCAGCTCCGACCCAAATCCCAGCCCCGACTCCAGTCCCAGCCCCAATCCCAGCCCCAACTCCAATCCCAGCCCCAGTCCCATCCCCAATCCAGGCTCTAACCCCAATCCCGGCTCCAACCCCAATCCCAGCCCCAATCCCAGCTCCAGTCCCATCCCCAATCCAGGCTCCAACCCCAATCCCAgctccaatcctagtcccagccCCGATCCCAGCCCTGACCCCCGCCCCAGCCCTGACCCCTGAcccccctggccccgcccccagccccccggccccgcccccgccttaCGCAACCCGCGGCCCCTCTTGcagcccctcttcccctccccgccccagccaATGAGCGCCGCCGTGCCCAACTAGGGAGGCCGAGCCCCGCCCGTCTCCGCCAATCACATCCTCTTTCTCCTTCCGCCCCGCCCACCCCCTCTCTCCCGAGCGCCTCTCTCCCCTCTACCCCAATCGCAGCCGCGGAGCTCCCGCTCCGTCCCGCCCCCTCCCTCTCCGCCGCCATTCAGCTTTCCCCTCCGCGCCGCTCGTCGCGGCGATTGGCTCCCGCCGCTCGCCGGGAGGGGAGGGGCCAGACCCTCTGCCCTATAtaagggcgggcgggcggcgcggaggGGAGCGCTGCCGCCCGCCGTCGCGTGTCCCTCGCCGCCCGCCGTCGCCCCTCTCCCGCTGCCATGGCAACCGCGCTctgcccgctccgcgccgccctgcgcccccgcggccgccgcctcctTCACCTCAGCGCCGCCAGGTACGGCCCGGGACGGGGGGCTGTATCGGGGGTCGGGATATGGGGCCCGCCCCCACCGCTTAGTCCCGCTGTGCGGCGGACTGAGGAGGGGGAGGCCTgacgcccccccgccccgcgtcgCCCACTGGACCGGGGTAGGGCTGGCCCTCCCCTGCCGGTCCCGGGAATGAATGAGGTGGGCCCCCAGTGGCCGCCCCGAGCGGTGCAGGCTGATGAAATCCCGCTCCCGCCTTGCATGGTGTGTGCTGGGCTCCCCTCAGACGGGGAGGGGGGCACCGGGCTCTCCCCGGGCATGGGCGGGGGACACCGggccctccctgcaccccacaggGGCCTCTCAGGCCCCAGGTCGCGGGATCCCCCCGGGTTTAAGCGGTGTGAGAGGGACCAGAGACCCCCAGCATCTTTCCCCTTCTATTTCCGCACCATCTCCCCTTAGTTTTGGCTGTGCTGGTGCTTTAGTTTCCCTGCTGTTCCCTCCTCGAAACAGGGCTCCTAGCTCTTGCTTTGGCTTCCCCGTGGGTCAcaggggtgctgctggtggctgtccccatcccctgggaGCCCAGCCTGGGCACCCTGGCCTCAGGCTTACGTAAGGAGAGATTTGGGTGGGTTCTTGGCATGAAGTGTCGCTGGTTTAATGAATTCTCCTCTCCCTGGCTTGGTAGGTACTGATAATAATTCCATTTACGTATAGGTAGGTGTATGGCGGTTTAGCTCTGAAGCTAAAATATAAGAATTTATATTAGAATTTAATTTATAGACCAGTTGGTCTGGAATGGGTTTTTATTGGTTATGGCTAATGTAAATTCTGATTGGGGCGATTGCTGTTACGGGTGAAGCAAAAATTAATTCCCATTGAATGGGGAAAATGACATATTTGAGCAGGTCGGGGATTAAGAAAGCACAAAAGATCCTCTGTGTCTCTAAGTATTTTAGGCAAAAGACTTTCCTACCTGGGATGGCACCTTGTGGCTGTCCTGTGTGGGTCTGCAGCGGCTCTTGTGGTGGTTCTCCCCGGTGgcagctgtccccagagctccTGGATTGGGATTGTACCTAGAGAAGGTCAGAAAACAGCAGTGTTGGACTTCAGGTAGGATCCTGGCAGGAGAAGGTCTGGACAGCAGGCAGCGGATGGATTTTTGAGGAGGAACTGCAGCAATTCAGCTCGCTTTTGTTGTATGGTGTGGTGCAGGGAGGGTTGGAAACGGTGCTCGGTGCTGTTGGGCTTTCTCCTGTGGGTCTCCTGGATTCCTGTGGCAAGTAGAGTGGCTTGTGCAGTTATGATGCACACTGCTTGGTGATTGCTTCAGAAATGGGGTGGTCCTTGCGATTCAGGAAGGCACCGTGAATGACAGTAACGCTGCAGGGAGCATCTTTGCCTGCCCCGTCTCAGAGGTGGGAATAATTGGGCAAGTGAGTAAGGTGCTCGTCATGATACCTTGCAGCAAGGCAAGACTTAAATACCGTAGCGAAGCCTAGAAGTGAAATTTGAAGGTGAATCCTCTCACAAAGCGATTAGTGTATGAGAACGATGTTTAAGTAAGAGTTACAGTGATaacctgaaggggaaaaaaaaaaacaagcgtGAGGAGTGTGGACAGCCTGCTGTGAGTGGGGACTGGCAGCCGTGGCCTCCCAGTTAGCTGTAGGTCAAGCCAGCCTTTCTATATACTGCAGGGTGTCCAGTTGCCTGGAATGCATTTGGCAGTGACTGGATATTCCCGTTACCAATTTAGTCCAGAAATGTACGCGAGGAGCTGTTTTGACGTGGTTCAAAGGGGCAAGTGTCCCTTCTGCTCCAGCTAGACGCTGGAGTCTGTCAGAGGGGGTGAAACCGCATACCCCCAGCCCAGCTTTAACAGCCTGAAAATACGATTGTAGCCGTTGCAGCAATTACTTGAGCAGGGGAGGACATGAGATCGGCTCACACAAGGTGCATGCTGTGCTAGATGGGCTGACGGTCTCCCCAAGGAATTTGTGGGGGACGAGGATCTCCGGGAACAGCACTTGGTACAGAAGCACGGCGCGCTCTGCCTCCGGCGCTGCATCCAACGAGCCAGAATTACTCAATAAACCTCTTTGGTGGAAGCTTCGCTTGCGTGGAGCGAGTTCTGCTTTGTGTAAGTCCTTTGTAGTGAAGCTGTCATGCCTTCGCAAGGAACGGGTGACCAGCTTTCTAAAAATGGGAGCTAATAATATCTGAGCTCGAAACACGCGCCAGGCGAACGATACACGCAGGCTCTTGGCCTTGCAGAGAAGGAACAGTGCATACGCTTTCTCCGCCTGCACAAAGAAGTTGGTCTCTCTGGCGGTTTTGTTTGCCGATCCCCGCTTTGGGCAGCAAAGCTGTAAACTAAGACTGAAATACGCTGCTTAACATGATTTGCCATAAAGGTGCAATAGGCTCATGGGCGAGTAAGAGAGCCTTTTGTGCCCTGGCTTGTGGTTGGCATCCACTTTTTCCTGGTCTGTGTTGCACAGAGCTTGGTTTTGATGGTCGTAACGATGCTGACTGCTTTGGTAATGCTTTCTCTGTCACAGAAATGATGCGGTTGTGATTTCTGGAAGGAAGCTGGCCCGGCAGATCAGGCAGGAAGCCCGTCACGAGGTTGAGCAGTGGGTAGCGGCTGGAAACAAGAGACCTCACCTCAGCGTTGTTCTCGTCGGTGAAAACCCAGCGAGTCACTCCTACGtactgaacaaaaccaaagcgGCTGCTGATGTCGGTACGTCTTGCACTCCGTTCCGAAAAAGTGGAGCAAGTGATTGTTTTATCTTGCTTTAGTTGGGAGTTCTCGATGCTGGAGGCTAGGGCAAGCTTTTTGGGATGCATCCATCTGGCAGCTCTTCACCTCAGCTGCGTGGCAGTCCACGTTTGCCCCAGTGCTTGCTGTGACTCTTGGCTGCTTTCATTGTTGTACTGGGATGTAGTTACTGACACGGTTCACATGTGCATTGTGCCATTTGAATCCCTTAGGGCCACACCAAGCTCTGTAGTTCGGATCTGCAGTCTTCCTAGGGCTGTAGGAACTACAGACAGGGCTCTGATTTGCCTTCTTTCCTCAACTGCCCGACACACAATCATCCTTCAGCAGCCCTGCTACCCTCTGACTCCTTTCAAACTTACAAGCTGAGGTCCTTCTCGGTGCTCAGCCAAGTATGCATCTGGAGAAAATGTGCAGAAAGGGGCTAGGAGGCAATAAATGGTTTCATTTCTCCTTGGGTTCTGTGCTGCTGAAGCCTTTTTTGGAGCTGAGATTTTTCAGGCTTACTGGACCACAGGAGGTGCGGTTGCATCTTCATCGTAGCACACTTTGGTTAGGTTTCTCCAAGCCCTCCCTGCACTTGGAGGGTCTCTGCTTTCAAATAGTCTTTCCCAGGTCAGTAGACCGATACTGATGGTCCTCAACCATAACTCGCAAGTCTTGGGAAGGGCTCAAGCCTGGAATGTGCTTGGTGTTACCCAAAGCATGCAATCCTTGGTGTGTGCCTGCCGCATTTGGTAGAGCAATGAAACAGGGCAGCTTAAATCCACGCGGATTAAGAAAGTTGCTCTCCCACTTGCGCACGTGTGTCTTTCTAATGCAGTGCTTTCGATGATTGCGCAGGAATCAGCAGTGAAACCATCCTCAGGCCGGCCTCTATTACTGAAGAGGAGCTACTGGATTTGATTGGCAAACTCAATAACGATGCCAACGTGGATGGCCTCTTAGTACAGCTTCCTTTACCCGGTGAGTAGCTAGATTTCcatctctttcatttttacaCAAAGCTTTTAAGGAGTAGCACAGGGACTCTCCTGTGACACGAGAGGTGGCACCCTGCCATGATGCAGCTTAAAGATGTTGATGCAGCGACTCCACCACAGCTGCCCGTAGGAGTTAAGTtgctgggggggggtctcagAAATGTATTCTCTTGTGGGGAGTATCAGCTTCCAGAGCCAGAAGCCTGAACTTGGCTGTGACGCCGAGGCTGCCTAAAAATACCCTCTCAGCATTAGCTATGCTCTAGTCCTAAAGTGGTTCCAGTCCCCTCCTGCTGCGAGCCGTTAGCCTTGAGCTTGCTGGAAGTCTTGAGTAGCTTCCGCCTTCCAAACTCTGAAGGGGCTGGTGCAGCAGGTCAGGGCTCCGGCTGACCGCAAAGAGCGGGGTTTTGGCTGATCCTTAGGGCTAAAGCACTTTTGTTCCCTTTCAGAACACATTGATGAGCGCAAGATTTGCAACGCCGTGACTCCAGACAAAGACGTTGATGGCTTTCACGTGATAAACGTGGGGCGCATGTGCCTTGACCAGTACTCCATGCTGCCGGCTACCCCGTGGGGGGTGTGGGAGATCATTAAGAGAACTGGTAAGCTGCTGCATTATTTGGCTGCTGTCTGACATAAATCcagcttgtgtttgttttaagAGTCCATCTTGTCCTCTGCAGGCATCCCAACGCTGGGGAAGAACGTGGTGGTGGCTGGCAGGTCGAAGAACGTGGGCATGCCCATCGCCATGTTGCTGCATACGGACGGCAGGCATGAGCGCCCAGGAGGTAGGAGCTTGGTGGCCTCAGAGCCTGCGGGCCAGGCAGCTGCGGGAGGAAGCCCTCGGCCTGTCACATCGTCCTCTTTAGGCTCCTAAACCGGTCCCAGGAGCGCCTTAGGGACATCACACGGGCTGTGGTCAAGGCTGAGGAGTTAACTCTGCAGGTAGTCAGTCTTGTAACATTTCGGAGCCTTCCTCAATGAGTCCTTATCCTCTTCCTTACCAGATCCCTCTGACTTCGTAGGCTGTTCCCTGGGGTTTGTCGTCAGGCCCTGATGTTCCTGCTAAATACATGGGTGCTCTTGAAGGGGAAAAGTTAGCGAAGTGGCTGGGTTTGGGCAGTACGCGTGAAGTAACAAGCTCTATGTAACCACTCCTGCAGGTGATGCCACAGTCACAATATCCCACCGCTACACTCCCAAGGAGCAGCTGAAGCAACACACGATCCGTGCTGATATTGTGGTAGCAGCAGCAGGTAAGACCTGACTCTTAACAGCACAGGCAAGGCGTGCACAGGGCGCCGCGCTGCAGCATGGTGGTTCTGATGGGAATCCTTGCTTGCAGGAGATGATCCTGTTGGTATTGAATGTCCTGGGGCCTCCCTATCTGAAGCAGCTCTGTCAGTGTAGGAGAGTCTGGTGCTCTCACGGCTGTCAGCAGCTGCCCTAGGCGAGGGCCAGGACACAGAGTGaaccataaaatcatagaactgtttaggttggaagggacctttaagattgagtccaaccatcaacctaacaccgcCCAAACCCCCACTAACCCACGTCGCTCAGCTCCACGTCTGCcgggcttttaaatccctccagggatggcgactccaccactgccctgggcagcctcttccaatgcttgacagccctttccgggaagaaatttttcctaatatccatcctgaacctgccctggcgcaacccgaggccgtttcctcttgtcccaccgcctgttccttgggagaagagatcgaccccccctggctaccccctcctttcagggagctgtggagagcgagaaggtctcccctcagcctcctcttctccaggctgaacacccccagctccctcagccgctcctcaccacactcgtgctccagagccctcaccagctccattgcccttctctggacacgctccggcgcCTCAAGGTCCTTGTGAGGGGCCCGAAACTGAACAGAGTATTGGAGGTGGCTCTCTGAGCCAGCCAGTTTATCCTGTGATTAAGCCTAGGAGCCGCATACTTGATCTTACCAGCAGAGGTATTTGTAGCTCTGcctttgaaatgtaaaataacatCTGGCCGGAGGGCTTGGTATGCCAGCGAGCACCTGATCAGATCTAGAGAACAGCTACAGACAGGCTCTGTTACACGTGCAGACGCTTCTGTATTTATGTGGGGAGGAGAACAAAAATACCAAGATAGCATCTGCTTACCTAGAGAGCGTCAAAATGCCGAGGGACAGCTGCAGTGCCATCTTCAGAGCACAAGGAATCACTCGGAGGCGTGCTCCTCTCCGGGCTGTACCCTTGGCATGGAGACGGTTCATCAGCAGAGGAGCTGAGCCGATTTGGGGTGTCTGTTTGGCAGCAGAAGCTGGGTGTGAgcctgtggggagggaggagagaaaatgaggcGGTATCTGGCAGAACCAGACAAACGCACCCCACCCTTCAGAGGGCGGCTTTGCCCcaagctgctgctccctgcccctgtcacGCTGGGGGTTTCGCAGCCCCTGGGTGAAGCCAGTGCCTCCGCCAAGCCGGTCTGCGGTGGTCTTGGACAGTGTTCCAGCTTGCTGGCTTAGTGCAGGTGCGAAAACCATTGCTGGGGCTGCATAAACAAATGCAGCCCCAATCTTCAAATGGAGCTTCAAGGTTTCAACTTGGAGAGGGTGCTTTGGTCCCAGCTCACGGGATCACGGCcagacctctcttttttttttttcctctgggagtGGATGCCAGTTCTTTACACTCTGAGGTTATCAGTAAACCACTCAAACTCCTGAGCTGAACATCAAGTAGCAGCGCTGGATTGTGCAGCTGCGGGTAGATTTGCCTTTCATAAAAtgatagaatcgtttaggttggaaaagacccttaagactATAGAGTCCAACTGTTTTGTGCGGCAGGAGGGCCCAGGT
It includes:
- the MTHFD2 gene encoding bifunctional methylenetetrahydrofolate dehydrogenase/cyclohydrolase, mitochondrial, with product MATALCPLRAALRPRGRRLLHLSAARNDAVVISGRKLARQIRQEARHEVEQWVAAGNKRPHLSVVLVGENPASHSYVLNKTKAAADVGISSETILRPASITEEELLDLIGKLNNDANVDGLLVQLPLPEHIDERKICNAVTPDKDVDGFHVINVGRMCLDQYSMLPATPWGVWEIIKRTGIPTLGKNVVVAGRSKNVGMPIAMLLHTDGRHERPGGDATVTISHRYTPKEQLKQHTIRADIVVAAAGIPNLITADMIKEGAAVIDVGITRVQDPVTAKSRLVGDVDFEGVKKKASYITPVPGGVGPMTVAMLMKNTIIAAKKLLKPKELEALTA